The stretch of DNA GGTTACGGGGATGCTCAGCTCGATCCTGGAGGCAGCGGGGCATAGTGCCGCCCAATACGTATCCCCCCATGTAGCGGATTTCCGGGAACGGATAAGCCTTAACCGCGCTTTCCTTGACGAAAAGGTCTACATTGAGGCGGGGAATGAGCTGCGGGACCTGACGAATACCCTGTCGGATACGTCGAAGGCCGAGTACCGCATCTTTACCGGGGATGCCCCGGACGACGCCCCCCCTACTTACTTTGAACTTTTAACCCTGTACTTTTTCCTCTGCGCCCGGATTGTCCGCTGTAACGCCATGACCGTGGAGACCGGCATGGGGGGCAGGCTGGACCCCACCAACATTGTTGATCCCCTTGTCACGATAATCACCGTCATAGAGTTGGAGCATACGGAATTTCTGGGTAATACCATTACTGAGGTAGCCTGGGCGAAGGCGGGGATCATCAAGCGCGGGAAACCGCTTATCCTGGCGGAACAGTGCGACGAAGCCCTGGCGGTTTTCCGGAAGACCGCAGCGGAAAAGAATTCTCCCCTGCTCTACTTCCCCGATATTGCGGAAATCAGGGATCTTACAATCCGGGACGGTGGTACGGATTTTACCCTGTCCTTTAAGACCGGTGGATTTTTTTCCGAGCCCCTGAAACTGAGCGTAGGCATACCCGGCGCCGTGCAGGCCCTGAACGCGGGGCTTGCGGTTATCGCCTTAAAAACCGCCTACCCTTCCCTGGATGCAGAAACCATACGCCAGGGACTCAGCAGCTTTACCCTGCCTGCCCGGTTTGAAAGGCTGGGCGCCGGAAAACCGCCGGTAATCATCGACGGGGCGCATACGGAAAAAAGCGTGGAACTCTGTG from Treponema primitia ZAS-1 encodes:
- a CDS encoding bifunctional folylpolyglutamate synthase/dihydrofolate synthase, with the translated sequence MVSSFRSSQEVFDWLNRFVNLEAGQKPSSFRPERMELIAAVAEHPELCAPSFHVAGSKGKGSVTGMLSSILEAAGHSAAQYVSPHVADFRERISLNRAFLDEKVYIEAGNELRDLTNTLSDTSKAEYRIFTGDAPDDAPPTYFELLTLYFFLCARIVRCNAMTVETGMGGRLDPTNIVDPLVTIITVIELEHTEFLGNTITEVAWAKAGIIKRGKPLILAEQCDEALAVFRKTAAEKNSPLLYFPDIAEIRDLTIRDGGTDFTLSFKTGGFFSEPLKLSVGIPGAVQALNAGLAVIALKTAYPSLDAETIRQGLSSFTLPARFERLGAGKPPVIIDGAHTEKSVELCVNTFTALYGEGGIFIFGCAAGKNAEAMAAILTPRFSKIIITTPGTFKISDPKGVHEVFAKELQRQGKAAASTPELLFIPETKKAIDYVLEEGRKKCLPVLGTGSFYLAAEIRAQFKAD